TGGCAGGAATCACCGCTCTTTCCTCGAATACATAAAAGACTTTAAAGGGGTGGTATACACTACATGGCAATCCGTGATTTGATCGAGCGTGAATTTCAGGCCTTCGACAAATTGGCAGGCGAAACTGTCCAAATGTGGCAAAGCGAGATACTCACCGATTTGATGCTTGTGATAACCCAACTGGGTTCCACACTGATTTATGTTTGCGTACTCGTACTGGTAGTCGGCTTTCTGTTATTGACGAGCCGATTCTGGGAAGCGTTGATTCTGTTCATCAGTTTGCTTGGCAGTTGGCTCTTGAACAACCTGATGAAAGAGATGTTCGCCCGGCCCCGGCCAGCCCTTCAGCATCTGGTGGAAGCAACGGGTTACAGTTTTCCCAGCGGACACGCCTCCATCTCAACCGCTTTTTATGGAATGATCGGATACTTGATCTGGGTAAGTCTGAAAGGACAATATCGAAGGGCCTGGCATGTCCCGGTTCTTACCTGCCTGGTGCTCGTTGCAATAGGCATCAGCCGAGTGTATCNNNNNNNNNNNNNNNNNNNNNNNNNNNNNNNNNNNNNNNNNNNNNNNNNNNNNNNNNNNNNNNNNNNNNNNNNNNNNNNNNNTTGGGGTTCATTATGCGAGCGACATCCTGGCCGGGTATTTGGCAGGCGGGTTCTGGCTGGGATTCTGCATCTGGCTGTATCATCTACGCAAACCATACCTGCGTCACAAACCCTATTATCCCCCCACCTATTACCAATAGGGCGGAGTTGACCTTGAACCGGATCACCAGAAACAGGCTGGCCAAAGCGAGCAGGGCTGTAGTCCAGTCGACAACGGCCGCTTGCCCCAACTGCCAGGCGACCACCGCCATCAAGGCCAGGGATGCGGCATTGACACCGTCGAGGAATGCGCTCAGCCACGGGGAACGGCGAAGCTTGGGAATCCACGGCGATGTCAAGGCAACAAATACAAAAGCCGGCAGGAAGATCCCGATGGTGGCGAGAATCGCTCCGGGGGTTCCCTGAATCAGATATCCGATAAAGGTGGCTGTTGTGAACAAGGGACCCGGTGTGAACTGTCCGATAGCCACCGCATCGATCAACTGCTGGGAGGTCAGCGCCTTGTTGCGCTCCACAAAATCGGATTGCAGGAAGGCCAGCAGCACGTATCCGCTTCCGTAGAGCACCGAGCCGATTTTTAGAAACACCAGAAACAGTTTGGCGAGGGACATGCTGCCCGCGACAGCCTGTTGGACCCCGTCGGCCAGAAGCCATCCCGCAGGGAAACCGAACGGTGATGCCTTAACCGGGGCAAGCGGCAGCATAAGTCCTGCCGTGTTGGATCCTAACCGGGAGCGGTTGTTGATGATCATCACGAACAGTCCCGCCAGCACCAGCAGCAGAATCTCGTTCCAGTTCTCAAGCAATAGCACTGTTGCCAGGGCTGCAGCTGCGACAGTCTGTTTATTTTTCAAGGCGGACTTGCCCAGGGACCACAATGCTTGCAGTACTATGGCGATAATCACCGGTTTGATCCCGTACAACACCCAGGAAACCTCCGGCAATTCGCCGAACATCCTGTAAATGACAGCAAACGCCAGTACAATGAGCATGGCGGGCAGGATGAAACAAGCCCCCGCCACAAACAGCCCCGGCCAACCAGCCCGCTGATATCCCAGATGAATCGCCAATTCTGTGGAGTTGGGGCCTGGGATCAGGTTGGCGGCTCCCAGCAGGTCGAGGAATTTGTCTTTCTCCAGCCACTTTCTCCGTCTTACGATCTCTTCTTCCATCATGGCCACATGGGCGGCCGGACCACCAAAGCCAATGGTCCCCAGTTTGAGAAACACTTTTGCCACTTCTGCCAAGCGGGATTGTCGTTCTGTATTCATATAAACCTCCGTGCAAATCGAATCATGCATAAAATCATACCATTTTTTCCGCTATAATAAGTTAAGAACTTGTGAATGGACCTGAGAGGAGATCGCGATGGACACCATCACACATACATGGTTCGGCCTGACCATATACGGCGCTCTTAACAAGGAAGAAATGGATGCGCGGCTGAAAAAGGCGATGTTCGCAACCTCCCTTGTCGGCAGTCAAATCCCCGACATCGATGTGATCTCCAGGTACTGGGATACGGAAGGGATGTATCAAATGTGGCACCGGGGACTTACCCACTCGGTGTTTCTGGTGCCGGTTTGGGCGCTGCTGATCGCGGGACTTTGTTTCCTGCTGTTTCGGACCAGGGACCGGAGGATATTCTGGGTCGGACTTCTGGCCGTGTTCATACACGTTACAAGCGACCTGTTTAATGCATGGGGAACGGGGTATCTGGAGCCCTTCTCCGATGTGCGGATTACTTTTGGGACCGTGCCGATTGTCGATTTAACGGTATGGACCATTATTCTTGCGGGATTTGTTTTGGCAAGGCTTCGCAAATTCAAGCCCCACCTTGTATACAAGACGGTTGGCATTCTGATTGCGGCCCATTTTCTTATCCAATCGGTGCAGGGATACATGATCTATAAGTCGGTGCAAGGGCGCTATGATGAACAGACTCTGGCCGCCAGCTTCGTTCCATGGAACTTCCAGTTGATCGGGAAAAAAGGGGACAAAGTGGAAATCCTTGCCGCAACCGTCTGGAGCGAACCCCGGTTGGTCCATCAGTTGACCTCCCGGGAGAGTGCGGATCTGAATCTGTTGTTTGCGGAAAATCCGAAGGCCAAGACGCTCTACCGGTGGGCACCCTTTGTGGTTGTGGTGGACAACGAGCAGAAGCTGGGAATTTTTGATCCCAGGTTCTACCGGGATGGAGAGTCCTTCCTGTTTGAATATATTGAGAAACGGGGCGGCATGCCGGAAACCGGCTCGCCCAAAAGCTGAACCGGGCGCTTGACGCCTGTGATACGATAATGTCGGTGATACCTATGACCAAACGGGATCAAATCAAGGAAAAATTGGCCCTGCTGCCAGCCAAACCCGGCGTGTACCTGATGAAAGACAGCCGTGGGGAAGTGATCTACGTCGGCAAGGCGAAGGTGCTTAAAAATCGTGTTCGCTCATACTTTACCGGTTCGCATGACGGCAAGACACAACTGCTTGTTTCCAACATTGCAGACTTTGAATATATCGTCACCGACACGGCGATTGAAGCGCTGATCCTTGAGAACAACCTGATCAAGAAATACTCTCCTCATTACAACATCATGCTTCGGGACGACAAGACGTACCCGTACATCAAGATTACCAACGAGGAACATCCGAAACTGGAGATTGTGCGCCGGGTCAAGAAAGACGGGGGCAAATATTTCGGTCCTTACCCGAATGCAGGAGCGGCCAATGAAACCAAGAAACTGCTGGACCGTCTGTATCCTTTGCGCAAATGCAGGACACTGAAGCCGCAAGTGTGCCTTTACTATCACATCAACCAATGTGTGGCACCGTGCGAGTTCCCTGTCGAACAGGACACCTACGACCGGATGGTGAAGGAAATTGCCAAGTTCCTGGGCGGGGGTCACGATGAAATCAAGCAGCAGTTGGTCGAGAAGATGCACAAAGAGGCGGAGGCCCTGAACTTTGAACGGGCGAAGGAACTGCGGGATCTGATCAACCACATTGACAAGGTTATGGAGAAGCAGAAGATCGATCTGGGCGATACGGTGAACCGGGACGTATTTGGTTACTATGCTGACAGGGGCATGATGTGCGTGCAGGTTTTCTATGTGCGCTCCGGCAAGCTGATCGAGCGGGATGTGGCCGTGTTCCAGCACCATGGGGAGGAGCGGGAGGATTTCCTTTCTTACGTCACCCAGTTCTACTTTGACAACAACGACCTTCCCCGGGAAATACTTTTGCCTGCGGGACTTGACACCGACTTGATTGAAGAGTGGTTGTCGGTGAAGGTTCGGGTTCCCATGCGGGGAATCAAGAAACAACTGGTGGATATGGCCTGTGAGAACGCCAGGATCTCCATTGAAGAGAAATTCAAAATGATGGAACGGGATATGGACCGGACCATCCGTGCGGTTCAGCAGTTGGGTGAGATTCTGGCCATCCCGACACCTGTCCGGATCGAGTCCTTTGACAACTCGAACATCCAGGGGGCCGATGCGGTGGCCGCCATGGTGGTGTTTATCAACGGCCAACCGGCCAAGAAAGAATACCGGAAATACAAGATCAAGACGGTGCAGGGGCCTGATGATTACGGCTCCATGAGGGAAGTGATCCGCCGGCGGTTTGTCCGGGCATTGAAGGAGAAACAGCCGCTGCCCGACCTGATCGTGATTGACGGCGGCAAAGGGCAGATCAACGCAGCCCTGGATGTGCTGCAGAACGAATTGGACTTGGACATCCCGGTCTGCGGTTTGGCCAAAGATGACCGTCATCGCACCAGCCAGCTTTTTTTCGGGGATGATCCGGAACCGATTCCCATTGACCGCTCTTCGCAAGCCTTCTACCTGCTGACGCGAATCCAGGATGAGGTTCACAGGTTTGCCATCGCGTTCCATCGGCAGACCCACGGCAAACAGGCGATCCGCTCGGTGTTGGACGACATCCCTGGTGTGGGCGAGAAACGCCGCAAACAGCTGCTGAAACATTTCGGGTCGATTGATGCGATCAAATCGGCTCCGGTGGAAGAGTTTCGTAAGATTGGGATCGGGGATAAGCTGGCGAAGGAGATTCTGGCATACCTGCAGCATGCGTAAACTTGTACTGAGAAGAACCACTCTCTGTTGCCGACAGATACTAGCACAGCGGGTGGTCTTTTTGTTTGCAGGAATCATTTGTATGGGTGTCGTATTTACCTCTACCCGGTTCGTCGTTAGGGGTGGAACATATGGTCGGTCCAAACGAGGTAAAACGGAAGTTTATTGCCGCTTCTTTGTCCGCATCGGTCTTTGCGATGCTCGTGGCAACTGAATTCGATCCTCTTCCGCGTGAATACTATTCATTTTTGGAACAATCGTATGATTATGCGGCAGGTGTTTTCTTTCTCTCCCTATATGCGTTTCCGATAATCTTTGTTTATGGAATCTCGATTTCCATGGGCGGTGAAATGTATTTTGGAAAGCTGCCCGCACTCTTGAGATATCCAATTTCAGGGATCTATCATGTCTTGCTCGGGGGCATGTTTGGTCTGATTTTTGCTTCCTGGTTGCCCCGTTTGCAGCGTTTCTGTCGGGTACTGCAGCCTTGCTCTTCTTTCTGATCGATGTTTTACTGGAGCAGTTAATCAAAAGGGGGAGAAGTATATCCGTCTTTCGTTATGCGGCATGGCTCGCACCGATCCTGATTGTTTTGGACTTTCTGATACTCAGGGCTCTAAAGTGAGAAAGTTTGTGATAAACAAGTTTGTGATAAACCCCTAGACCTTGCCGGCTGACGGTGTTATAATGTTTTAAAATTTTATAGTTTGCCTCATCTCTAACGGGGTGAGGTAGAGGCGCGAACGATCATGAGTACCGCTGCCGAGAGTCGGGAACTCCACGACGCAACGGAAAAGGGATCTTCGCCGAAGCGGACATTCACCCGGGAGTGTCTGGCTGGGCCTGCATCGAACAGGTGCAGGACTGTCACAGGAAGCGTCCCTGGCTTTCTGTGGAGAACTATCTCGCTGAGATGATTCAAGGGAAGTGAACGGTTTGTTCGAATCTTCGGCTCCCGGCCTGGGAAGCGGATGGGAGCTTTTATCCGAAGACCGTTTGCATGGAGAGGAGGCACTGCTACGCTGACTTTGCATATTCGGGCGGCAGTAGACGGGTGACCTGTTCAGCCTTCTATTGCCGCTTTTGTGTTGACTGTGCATTTTTGGTGTATGGCCTTTCACCTAACGGGCAAGGTCTGCAAGGTCCCAAAGTGAGGGTTTGAAATAAGAGACTTTCGCGTACTTAATTCGTGGTTGTGCTGATGACTTGGTTTGGTGAATTTAAAATAAGATCTTTAGAATCCCTTATTATGGAATAAGACCATGGAATCATAAAAATAAGAACTTAATAATCCCTTATTTTACCTCTGATCAGGGAACCCATTGAGTAAGGAACTGTAAATAAGTTTTATAAAGGCAAGGGAGTGGAGAATGTGGCGTTAATCGTTCAGAAGTTTGGCGGCAGTTCGGTGGCAAGCCCTGAACACATCAAGCGGGTGGCCCGTCGTGTGGCGGATACCGTGGATCAGGGCCATTCGGTGGTCGTGGTTGTGTCCGCAATGGGGGACACCACGGATGACCTGATTGATCTGGCGGTGAAGGTGTCACCCAAAAGGTCGGCAAGAGAGATGGATATGCTGCTGACTACCGGTGAACAAGTGTCGATTGCCCTGCTGGCTATGGCGCTGCAGGATATTGGGAAAGATAGCGTCTCCCTGACCGGTTGGCAAGCGGGTATCCGCACGGAAGCTGTTCACAGCAAGGCAAGAATCACCGATATGGACCCAACACGAATCTTCTCGGAACTGAAGGAGGGCAAAGTGGTTGTGGTGGCCGGTTTCCAAGGCATAAGCGATGGCGGGGACATCACCACATTGGGCCGTGGCGGTTCCGATACGACTGCTGTAGCACTGGCTGCTGCGTTGAAAGCGGATCTGTGCGAGATCTATACAGACGTGGAAGGTGTTTATTCCACCGACCCCCGGGTTGTAAAACATGCACGCAAGCTTCAGGAAATCTCTTATGACGAAATGCTTGAACTGGCGAATTTGGGTGCCGCCGTGCTGCACCCACGAGCCGTTGAATATGCAAAGCAGTACAAAGTACCCCTGATGGTCCGTTCCAGCTTTAAACCGACTCCGGGAACACTGGTGAAAGAGGTGGCAACTATGGAAAAAGGAATTGTGGTAAGCGGCATTGCACATGATCTGAATGTGGCCAAGGTGGCTTTGATAGGTGTGCCAAACCGGAAAGACAACCTGCAACTTGTGTTCAACACGCTGGCGAAAGAAAGCATCAACGTTGACATCATCGTACAAAGTGTTGTTCATAACGACCGCAGCGACATCTCTTTCACTGTTACGAAAGACGACCTGACTCGCACGCTTGAGGTTCTTACCAGCCTGCAGTCCACTCTGGGCGCGAAAGAGATCGTATGTGAAGAAGATCTGGCGAAAGTATCGATCGTCGGCGCCGGAATGATCAGCAACCCGGGTGTTGCGGCCCAAATGTTCCAGGTGCTGTCCGAAAACGGCATGTACATCAAGATGGTCAGCACGTCTGAGATCAAAGTTTCCTGCGTGATTGATGCCGCCGACGTACACGACGCAGTGCGCGCGCTCCACACGGCCTTCGGCCTGGATGCGGTGGAAGCTGCCACCGTGGCGAAGTAAACAAGAACTTTGGTGCTATCGACCAACAACCCTTTTCGATTCAGGGTGTTGGTCTTTTGTTTAGGAGAATCCGAGTATTCCGAACAGCTTAAAAGGCTTTATTTTATAAGGGATTTTGGCATTTCTTTCTTGACTCTTCTTTATCCCCCGTGATACACTCATCTCAATAATTTAAGTGAATATTCGGTTTGAACTCTTATCCAGAGAGGCGGAGGGACTGGCCCGATGAAGCCCGGCAACCGGATTCCGATGATTGCGCATCGCGCAATTGGATTCTTGGTGCCAATTCCTGCAGAATCGATCCGATTCTGAAAGATGAGAGGCGGCGAACAGAACTTATGTGACCCCGCTCATCTGAGCGGGGTTTTTGAATTCAAAGAAAGATTCTAGAAATAACGGCACTCAGTGCCGTTAACCGAGACGGTCTGGCAGAATAGCGGCATACAGTGCCGTTGCTTAAAAGGCGTCCGCCTTGAATAACGGGCGATTTCGGAGGTGATTGCATGGCTATTCGAGTCGAAGATGTGCTTAGAAGGGAATACAAGCTGCCGAATATGATCCTGCAAAGCGGACAGTTGCTGTCAGGTGCGGTGCTTGCTTACGAGACCTTTGGCAGGTTGAGCGCTTCCAGGGACAATGCGATTCTGGTTTGCCATGCATTGACCGGAGACACCCATGCCGGCGGTACGGCAGAAAACCCCGGCTGGTGGGAGGGGCTGATCGGACCTGGCAAGGCGATTGACACCAATCGGTACTTTGTTATTTGCGCCAACGTACTGGGAGGGTGTTACGGTTCAACGGGACCCGGATCGATCAATCCGGCAGACGGCAGGTTCTACGGGATGAGATTTCCAACCGTGACGATTCGTGACATGGTGCACGCCCAGTACCATTTGGTCAGGAGCTTCGGAATCGACCGCCTGTATTCGGTTATCGGGGGTTCGATGGGCGGCATGCAGGTTTTTGAATGGGCGGTCACCTATCCCGACATGGTGGAAACCTATATCCCCCTTGCCACAGCCGGCAAATTTTCGTCGATGGGCATAGCTTTCAACAATGTAATGCGGCAGGCAATCTACAACGACCCCGAATGGCTGAATGGCGACTACTATGGAATCACGTTTCCGGAAAAAGGGCTGAACCTGGCGCGCAGGCTTGGCATGATCACTTACCGCAGTTTTGATCTGTACGAAGAGCGATTTGGACTGTCCATGGTTCCTACCGATGACCCCTTTGCCATGGAGTCGGAATTTCAGGTGGAGAAATATCTGAGCTACCAAGGAAAAAAACTGGTTCAGCGGTTTGACGCCAATACCTATTTGTATCTGCTCAAGGCGATGGATTTGCACGACATTTCCCGCGGACGCGGTGACTACAAACAGGTTCTGGATCGGATCAAAGGCAAGGCTCTGATGGTGGGAATTGATTCCGATTTCCTGTTCCCGGCCAGGGAATTGTTCGATACCGCCGAATTGCTGAAGGCAATGGGAAAGCAAGTGATATACCGGGAGATGCAGAGCATCCACGGGCATGATGCGTTCCTGATCGAGTTTGAAATCATGAACGAATGGGTTGGAGAGTTTCTGGAGAGTGGAGGGTCAAGATGAGTGTTCCGGTGAACGGAGAAAACAGAAGAGTACGTGCCGGCCTGCTTGGATTGGGAACCGTCGGTTCAGGATTCATCAAGGCCCTGGCGCAAAATGGGGAATCCATCCGGCAGCGAACCGGTTGTGAGATTGAGATTCCCTATATTCTTGTCCGCAACCCGTCCAAAGAGCGGAATGTCAAAGTGAAACCCGAACAGATTACGACGGATCCGGGAGTTATTCTGAGCT
This portion of the Effusibacillus lacus genome encodes:
- a CDS encoding phosphatase PAP2 family protein, yielding MAIRDLIEREFQAFDKLAGETVQMWQSEILTDLMLVITQLGSTLIYVCVLVLVVGFLLLTSRFWEALILFISLLGSWLLNNLMKEMFARPRPALQHLVEATGYSFPSGHASISTAFYGMIGYLIWVSLKGQYRRAWHVPVLTCLVLVAIGISRVY
- the chrA gene encoding chromate efflux transporter, producing MNTERQSRLAEVAKVFLKLGTIGFGGPAAHVAMMEEEIVRRRKWLEKDKFLDLLGAANLIPGPNSTELAIHLGYQRAGWPGLFVAGACFILPAMLIVLAFAVIYRMFGELPEVSWVLYGIKPVIIAIVLQALWSLGKSALKNKQTVAAAALATVLLLENWNEILLLVLAGLFVMIINNRSRLGSNTAGLMLPLAPVKASPFGFPAGWLLADGVQQAVAGSMSLAKLFLVFLKIGSVLYGSGYVLLAFLQSDFVERNKALTSQQLIDAVAIGQFTPGPLFTTATFIGYLIQGTPGAILATIGIFLPAFVFVALTSPWIPKLRRSPWLSAFLDGVNAASLALMAVVAWQLGQAAVVDWTTALLALASLFLVIRFKVNSALLVIGGGIIGFVTQVWFA
- a CDS encoding metal-dependent hydrolase, which encodes MDTITHTWFGLTIYGALNKEEMDARLKKAMFATSLVGSQIPDIDVISRYWDTEGMYQMWHRGLTHSVFLVPVWALLIAGLCFLLFRTRDRRIFWVGLLAVFIHVTSDLFNAWGTGYLEPFSDVRITFGTVPIVDLTVWTIILAGFVLARLRKFKPHLVYKTVGILIAAHFLIQSVQGYMIYKSVQGRYDEQTLAASFVPWNFQLIGKKGDKVEILAATVWSEPRLVHQLTSRESADLNLLFAENPKAKTLYRWAPFVVVVDNEQKLGIFDPRFYRDGESFLFEYIEKRGGMPETGSPKS
- the uvrC gene encoding excinuclease ABC subunit UvrC, producing the protein MTKRDQIKEKLALLPAKPGVYLMKDSRGEVIYVGKAKVLKNRVRSYFTGSHDGKTQLLVSNIADFEYIVTDTAIEALILENNLIKKYSPHYNIMLRDDKTYPYIKITNEEHPKLEIVRRVKKDGGKYFGPYPNAGAANETKKLLDRLYPLRKCRTLKPQVCLYYHINQCVAPCEFPVEQDTYDRMVKEIAKFLGGGHDEIKQQLVEKMHKEAEALNFERAKELRDLINHIDKVMEKQKIDLGDTVNRDVFGYYADRGMMCVQVFYVRSGKLIERDVAVFQHHGEEREDFLSYVTQFYFDNNDLPREILLPAGLDTDLIEEWLSVKVRVPMRGIKKQLVDMACENARISIEEKFKMMERDMDRTIRAVQQLGEILAIPTPVRIESFDNSNIQGADAVAAMVVFINGQPAKKEYRKYKIKTVQGPDDYGSMREVIRRRFVRALKEKQPLPDLIVIDGGKGQINAALDVLQNELDLDIPVCGLAKDDRHRTSQLFFGDDPEPIPIDRSSQAFYLLTRIQDEVHRFAIAFHRQTHGKQAIRSVLDDIPGVGEKRRKQLLKHFGSIDAIKSAPVEEFRKIGIGDKLAKEILAYLQHA
- a CDS encoding aspartate kinase — protein: MALIVQKFGGSSVASPEHIKRVARRVADTVDQGHSVVVVVSAMGDTTDDLIDLAVKVSPKRSAREMDMLLTTGEQVSIALLAMALQDIGKDSVSLTGWQAGIRTEAVHSKARITDMDPTRIFSELKEGKVVVVAGFQGISDGGDITTLGRGGSDTTAVALAAALKADLCEIYTDVEGVYSTDPRVVKHARKLQEISYDEMLELANLGAAVLHPRAVEYAKQYKVPLMVRSSFKPTPGTLVKEVATMEKGIVVSGIAHDLNVAKVALIGVPNRKDNLQLVFNTLAKESINVDIIVQSVVHNDRSDISFTVTKDDLTRTLEVLTSLQSTLGAKEIVCEEDLAKVSIVGAGMISNPGVAAQMFQVLSENGMYIKMVSTSEIKVSCVIDAADVHDAVRALHTAFGLDAVEAATVAK
- the metX gene encoding homoserine O-acetyltransferase MetX produces the protein MAIRVEDVLRREYKLPNMILQSGQLLSGAVLAYETFGRLSASRDNAILVCHALTGDTHAGGTAENPGWWEGLIGPGKAIDTNRYFVICANVLGGCYGSTGPGSINPADGRFYGMRFPTVTIRDMVHAQYHLVRSFGIDRLYSVIGGSMGGMQVFEWAVTYPDMVETYIPLATAGKFSSMGIAFNNVMRQAIYNDPEWLNGDYYGITFPEKGLNLARRLGMITYRSFDLYEERFGLSMVPTDDPFAMESEFQVEKYLSYQGKKLVQRFDANTYLYLLKAMDLHDISRGRGDYKQVLDRIKGKALMVGIDSDFLFPARELFDTAELLKAMGKQVIYREMQSIHGHDAFLIEFEIMNEWVGEFLESGGSR